A single region of the Mercenaria mercenaria strain notata chromosome 6, MADL_Memer_1, whole genome shotgun sequence genome encodes:
- the LOC123550168 gene encoding uncharacterized protein LOC123550168 isoform X1 translates to MIYKLIYLDNIVLKPLNLLKDSHIVLLQIFICKINKTMNILIVTTNLILLCVHQIYSQEEVSERTEYDQPTFKQSTDVKNTIIIALTCVLGFAVLAVLILTMALCCRRNSCRLNKMKLVQELEDVELAEIISTQQLESENNADETLIECVAQAKSDADPQEH, encoded by the exons atgatatataagttaatttatttagataatattgttttaaaaccaTTAAATTTACTTAAAGACAGTCACATAGTGttacttcaaatatttatttgcaaaattaataAAACGATGAACATTTTGATTGTGACAACAAATTTGATTCTTCTCTGCGTACATCAGATTTATTCTCAGGAAg AAGTCAGTGAAAGAACAGAATACGACCAACCAACTTTTAAACAATCAACAGATGTCAAAAACACAATAATTATTGCTCTGACTTGTGTTCTTGGGTTTGCCGTGTTAGCTGTGTTGATTTTGACCATGGCATTATGCTGTAGAAGGAATTCATGCCGCTTGAACAAGATGAAATTAGTTCAAGAACTAGAAGATGTGGAGTTAGCGGAAATAATT AGTACACAGCAACTTGAAAGTGAAAATAATGCGGACGAAACATTGATCGAATGTGTAGCACAGGCAAAAAGCGATGCAGATCCTCAAGAACACTAA